From a region of the Mucilaginibacter auburnensis genome:
- a CDS encoding universal stress protein, with translation MKIKKVLIGIDNSNIAEHAAQYGFELAVAFKAEVGLVNVVEPIVAPMGGSIDPMGGTSLPEMTSVDAELMDIQNQSSKKLVDRIADEFGAGLSVTHFTEFGDTADGILQACAEFNADVIVVGTHSRSGLDRLLMGSVAEHVVRHAMVPVFVVPLPHHEE, from the coding sequence ATGAAAATCAAAAAAGTTCTAATAGGTATTGATAACAGCAATATTGCTGAACATGCTGCTCAATATGGTTTTGAATTAGCTGTAGCTTTTAAAGCAGAAGTTGGATTGGTTAACGTGGTTGAGCCCATTGTAGCGCCAATGGGGGGCAGTATTGACCCGATGGGAGGTACTTCTCTACCGGAAATGACTTCGGTTGATGCCGAACTGATGGATATCCAAAATCAGAGCTCAAAAAAACTGGTAGACCGTATTGCTGATGAATTCGGCGCAGGATTATCTGTAACGCATTTCACTGAATTTGGCGATACAGCCGATGGGATTTTACAAGCTTGCGCAGAGTTTAATGCTGATGTAATTGTTGTGGGTACACACAGCCGTAGTGGCTTGGATAGATTACTGATGGGTAGTGTTGCTGAGCACGTGGTGCGCCATGCTATGGTTCCGGTATTTGTGGTGCCTTTACCTCATCATGAAGAGTAA
- a CDS encoding HAD-IB family phosphatase, with translation MSQYFIIDFDSTFTQVEALDELARISLKNHPDREKIYQQIEDLTNASMEGRLSFSQSLENRVKLLQANREHLKLLISHLKKKVSTSFSRNTIFFKNHQDEVLIVSGGFKEFITPVVTEYHIKKENIYANTFVFDDEGNIVGYDRENPLSQEGGKVKLLEELKLEGDIYGIGDGYSDFQLKESGMIKKFFAFTENIERKSVAEKADHITPSFDEFLYINKLPRAISYPKNRIKCLVIGDIEEDVLAQMRKEGYNLRQREKIEEKYLEEAGVLLCDEANQPTSEQVAKAGRLKVIGCFGKVGRRLSEAACENGIIIFDDPKHNPRSDDFLPKRVIAFMNEGKTHTSCNFPDLQPPRVSNSHRLIHIHKNVPGILAKINDVFARHNINIVGEFLVTNPQIGYVITDVNTGYDTQVLNELKAIEHTIKFRLLY, from the coding sequence ATGAGCCAGTATTTTATTATAGATTTTGACAGCACATTTACACAAGTTGAAGCGCTGGACGAACTTGCCCGAATATCTCTTAAAAACCACCCCGACAGAGAGAAAATTTACCAACAGATAGAAGACCTTACCAATGCCTCTATGGAGGGAAGGTTGTCATTTAGTCAGAGTCTTGAAAACCGTGTTAAGCTATTACAGGCCAACCGCGAGCATTTAAAACTGCTGATAAGTCATCTGAAGAAAAAAGTATCAACTTCTTTTTCACGCAACACCATTTTTTTTAAAAACCATCAGGATGAGGTTTTGATCGTATCGGGCGGATTTAAAGAGTTTATCACACCTGTTGTTACCGAGTATCATATTAAAAAAGAAAATATATACGCCAATACTTTTGTTTTTGATGACGAAGGCAACATTGTAGGGTATGACCGCGAGAACCCGCTATCTCAGGAAGGCGGCAAGGTTAAATTGCTGGAAGAACTTAAACTGGAAGGCGACATCTATGGTATTGGCGATGGTTACTCAGATTTCCAGTTGAAGGAGTCGGGCATGATCAAAAAGTTCTTTGCCTTTACCGAGAATATTGAGCGGAAATCAGTAGCAGAAAAAGCCGATCACATTACTCCGAGCTTTGATGAGTTTTTGTACATCAACAAGCTGCCGCGTGCCATCTCCTACCCCAAAAACCGTATAAAGTGTTTAGTTATTGGCGATATTGAAGAAGATGTACTGGCACAAATGCGCAAAGAAGGTTACAACCTGCGTCAGCGCGAAAAGATAGAAGAAAAATACCTGGAAGAAGCGGGCGTTTTACTTTGCGATGAAGCTAACCAGCCAACATCAGAACAAGTAGCTAAAGCCGGAAGATTGAAGGTTATTGGCTGCTTTGGCAAAGTGGGCCGAAGACTGTCTGAAGCAGCATGCGAGAACGGCATCATTATTTTTGATGACCCAAAACACAACCCCCGCAGCGACGACTTTTTGCCTAAGCGTGTAATTGCTTTTATGAACGAGGGTAAGACGCACACCAGCTGTAACTTTCCGGATCTGCAACCGCCAAGGGTAAGCAACTCACACCGACTCATACACATTCATAAAAATGTACCGGGTATTCTGGCTAAGATAAATGATGTATTTGCGCGCCATAATATTAACATAGTAGGTGAGTTTCTGGTTACCAACCCACAAATTGGCTACGTTATTACCGATGTTAATACAGGTTATGATACCCAGGTATTAAACGAATTAAAAGCCATTGAGCATACTATAAAATTCAGGCTGTTGTATTAA
- a CDS encoding DUF4136 domain-containing protein produces the protein MKKLIVFVLSVVTLSSCSTRYNYYVAALNRTNLSAYRTFSWMQPPGGAAQPSISVTDAKIKDAAAQALTQKGLTMQQQNPDLLVSYSKVEGRGSRTNYYPMYVGGGFYPGFGWGWGGLGWGGFGWGGFGYGGWYNPYFYGPSYYAGTTVQREHFKEGTLVIDLIDNRSKQLVWRGYGVGEVRNNQQKDIEDLPKVVSGIFEQLSLAPSSAPPAGGSGRGYRTSSSR, from the coding sequence ATGAAAAAGTTGATTGTTTTTGTTTTATCGGTAGTAACTTTATCATCCTGCTCAACACGTTATAATTATTACGTGGCAGCACTTAACCGTACAAACTTAAGCGCATACCGAACGTTTTCGTGGATGCAGCCCCCGGGTGGTGCAGCTCAGCCATCCATTTCAGTTACCGATGCTAAAATAAAGGATGCAGCAGCGCAAGCCTTAACCCAAAAAGGTTTGACCATGCAGCAGCAAAATCCTGATCTGTTAGTGAGCTACTCAAAAGTTGAAGGCAGAGGCAGCCGTACTAATTATTATCCAATGTACGTTGGCGGTGGCTTTTATCCTGGCTTTGGCTGGGGTTGGGGTGGTTTAGGTTGGGGAGGCTTTGGTTGGGGCGGTTTTGGCTACGGCGGATGGTACAACCCTTATTTTTATGGCCCGTCATACTATGCAGGTACAACTGTACAACGAGAGCATTTCAAAGAAGGTACTTTGGTTATTGATTTAATTGACAATCGCTCAAAGCAATTGGTTTGGCGTGGTTACGGCGTAGGCGAAGTGCGTAATAACCAGCAAAAGGATATAGAAGATCTGCCTAAAGTAGTATCGGGGATATTTGAACAGCTGAGTTTGGCACCATCATCAGCGCCTCCGGCAGGTGGAAGCGGAAGAGGCTACAGAACAAGTTCTTCAAGATAA